TCACATAAACTTGAAACCTGAGAAATTCTAAAGTTGAATATAACTTAGAAAAAATGCAGTCCCCAAAAAATGATTATCTCCCTTTGTTTAAGTTGGTTCAGAAGGAAAAGAAGGAATCCCACAAACACGTCTGCTAAGGACAATGCAACAACTTGCAATCGGACAAATGCTCCGGTGAGCACTGCAGGCCTTCAATTAATGGTCTGTGTGGAGCCAAACAGAAATTCCAAAATGAGCCCAGAAGCCATTAATGCAGAAGCTGTAGTAGtctttgttttcttccatttccCCAAAGCCGATGCTCTCCTTTCCACAGATGCCACAGCAGGCTATGCAGCAGAAGCGGAAACTTCGTATCCTTGGACAAAACTCTTCAGTTTTGCTGTTTCACCAACTGCAGAAAGCCATTCTGTGAGGATCTCCATGGTTATGTAGTCAGGGTTACAAGCATGTTCTGTCATTCTATCCATCAGTTCAAATGCTTTGCTCAACCAATTCTTCTCCTGAAGGCCTTTGAACATGGCATTGAATGTGTTTGTATTTGGCTTCACCCCTTTaactttcatatcatccatcaGAGAAAGGGCAAGGTCTACTTGGTTTTTCCTGCACAAAGAGTTTATCAAGATATTGTATATGACAGTGTTGGGTGGAACCTTGGAAGTAGAACTCATGTCTCTGAAAATTTTCATGGCTTCATCGAGATTGCCATTCAAGCAATATGCATGAATCAGTGCTCCATAAGTAACAACAGTTGGTACAAGACCCTCCTTCACCATCTTTTTCATCAATCTATGGGCAGTTGAAAAATCTCCGGTCTTGCTGAAATGGGAAATCAGAGTATTGTATGTGACACCATCAGGCTTGATGCCAGCGTTTTCCATTTCCTTGAGCATCTCATAAGCTTCATCCAATTTATTCTTCCTGCAGAACCCATTAATCAGAACATTGAAGCTCACAATATCAGGGGAGAACCCAGCTTCTTTCATCTTTGACAGAACAAAGCTTGCTCTATCTAACTTTCCAGCTTGACTCAAACCAGAGATTAAGGTGTAATACACAATTGCATCTGGGGAGCATCCAGCTTCCAACATTTCATCAAACAACTCCATCGCCTTTTCAATATTGTTTACATTACAAAAAGCTTTAATCAAGGCAGTGTAAGTGACTGCATTCCCTTTCAGCCCCTTCCCTTGCATTTCATTAAAGAACTCAACAGCACCATTGATTCTCCCATGCTTGCACATGCCATCAACCAAGGTATTGAGCGTGACCACATTTGGTGGAACCCCATCCTTGTTCATCTGATCAAAAAGTTCCCGAGCTGCCTCGATCATGCTGGCTTTGCAGTACCCATCGATCAGGCAATTGTATGTCACGGTATTAGGCATGCATCTTGGCTGTGATCTCATTCTTTCCACCAAACCCAAGCCTTCTTCTTGCCTCCCCACTTTGCAAAGTCCATCAATCAGAGTGTTGTAAGTGATCACATCTGGTTCAACCAAAAACCCGTTACTTTCTCCTCCATTCATCTTCTCAAACACCTCCAGTGCCTCGTCTACCCTTCGAAACTTGCAAAGATGATTGATAAGAATCCCAAAAGTCACAACATTGGGCTGAATATCCATTTCCTTCATCTCTGCCAAAAGGGTGTTCATCCTCTTGAACTCCCGAGCCCTCCCCAACGCTGTCAATAGAGCATTGCAAGAAGCAGCTTCCATAACACCCCCCAATTTCATCAGCCCATGCAGAACATCCCAAGCTCGACCAGTCTTGCCACTCCTACACAACCTGCTAATCAATTGTGTTAACCAAATAGAATTTGGAAAGACTTCATGCTCAGCAAATTTTGACACCAACCCAACAATTTCCTCTTCATCCACCGCTCTCCCAACCTTGTCCCTCTTCGATAATGCACTAAAAACAATATGCCCAGTGTTGCTATTAGGCGGAAACTCGGCCTTTGGTTGTAGCATTTCATCGAGCAGGTGGAGAGCATCGTCGACACGGCCCTTTCGGAATAACACATCAATCAAAATATTCCTTATATGCGTCAATCTACGAGACGGGCACAGTTCATTATACACGAGAAACGATTCATCAACCATTTGCGCTCTTCCAAAGCATCGAATTAGAAGGGTTGCGGCATTGACAGAGAGTGGAATCTTATGGCTCTTAGACGTTTTGAAGAGGTCTAATAGCTTATTATGCGAGTTAGGTTCGCGGCTAGCGTACTCGAAAACGGCTTCCAGTGTGAAAGATAGCAATGGTGAGTCTTGACATGGCGAATTGGCTTGGACCCAGTTAAAGAATTTGAGAGCTTTGGCGGTGGAGCCCAAAAGGCGAGTGATTTGGAGGAGATTGTGAGGAGGGGGCGGAGGGCTTGTGGTGGGGAAGAGGAGTTGGTGGAGTTTGTCTTCGTTCCAGTCATTGTCGGTGGTTTGGAGCAGTTCTACAACAAGGGTGACGACCGACGGCGAATCATTTTGTGGTGGCGGGGCTGGTGGATGGTGGTCGGGCTCGGCGGAGAGGTGGCGGAGGAGGGAGGAGAGGTTTGGAGGCGTTTGGGGTCTAAGGAAACGAAGGAGCTTTGATTGTTTCGATGACACCGTGAGAGCTGCACtcattttctccttttcttcgcAGAGAAAAGACACGTCTTTTTCCTAAGTTTCAAGATAAAGAGGGAGGAGGTTTTGATCTTGTAGTGGTCTGTTTGGACGAAAAGAAAATGGATTCTTGAAACCTCTCCTCAACAGGGAACCCTTGAAACTTTCCAAAAGACTGAgcggaaaagaaaatggaaaattctaTTGCAAATGtccaattgaaaaaaaaaaattatgaagcaATGAAATATTGGAACAGATCAATCGGTAGCTTTCTCGGAATATATTGccaaaaatatattcatttctaCTTCCAGTAGCCACCGCCAACATTTCCAAAGCACAATGGATGGAAGATTGATCTTCTGTTTACATTTTAGAGGTCTTCTTCCAGGGGTTTGAGTGCAAATCCAAATAagaatttcaagtgttaaaagcctaaagttgtaaaaatgatttttaaaaacagtttaatagatttttagaaatattttttaaaaataatcttcaattttttttaatataaatactgtatattataaaaattttcataatatttctttacatttttatgaatattctaaaaaaaaacctaaaaacatttgaaaatgattctagaaatcaatattattttcaaaataaattctcaaaaaaaccattttcaatattaagtattttaaaaaatattttatattgtaaaaAGGGTAACATAAATTTCAAAGATATTTTAATAATGCTTCACAGTACGCTGGGAGGTAATAAGAACTTCAGAGAAAATGTTGAACATATTCAGTTAGCATAAACCACATGCCAAAAGTGTAGAGTCTAAAGAAAGCTATCCAAATGCTGGAAAGTTAAATTTGATTGATATTCATTAGCTGATTTTAGCACCTAAGAAGAGCTTAACATGCCTAATTAAATTAAGGATTTAATGAAGGAcaagtaaaatgaaaatttcaaagacACATTTCCCCTTTTCCTTGCAAGTTGCAACAACTTCTCAGAGCCCAAAGTCTCAGGGACTGAGGATGTTCATCACCATCTCTCCTGAAGAAAGCTCTTCAACTTATTAAGATTTTAACCCAACTGTACTCTGATCAGGGGAGGGAAAGCACAAAACTGCTGGGCTTGACCATTTCAATCACTTTTCGGGCTCTTTCCCTCCAGTGATTCACTTGTCTCGATCTTCTCAGCTGCTTCAGCTGCTGCTGATGCCGCCTTGTCCAAGCCCAACTTCTGTAACTCGTTCAAGAAACCATCGACTTCGGCAGAACAGATTTTATATGGGCTATGAGCAGGACCAGGGAATGAACCATTTGTTACTTCTTCCTTGTATTCCAGAAGAGCTTTATTGATCACTTCTCCTACTTGCCCATACCTCTTGCAGAACTTTGGGGTAACCTGCAGAAGGTGAAGCAATACATTTTCGGGTTAAATATTTCCCAGAAGAATCGATATCGATAATTTATGGTTTAAAAAGCAATTGTGGAATTAACCTTAGCATGATGTGGGTGTTGCATCATTCCCAGCAGATCATGGTAAACTAGCACCTGCAGTATATTGAAAGGGAAGTTTTGTGTCAAAGAATTGATCAGTAGAGTGCAACTTTTCCAAGAAGAACAAGAAAGCAAGCTGATAAGATCTTCAGATTTTATATTACTATCATAAGACACACATCACCAAAAAATGGCCTCCTAGATCGAGTTAACCGTTTATTTAGAAAACTACTCTCAAATCTCAATGTGTAGCttcagaaaaatgaaaaaaaattggaaaccaAAAAGGGATTTCTTTACATGTAACAACTTCAGCCATAGATGAAGACAAAATTAGACCAACTTCTAGTTTCAGCATTTGATAATGGGAAGCTGATTTGTAAAGTCTTGCTCGGAATATATGAACAAGGTACCCTCAAGGCCTCATTCAAGTGGTAAAAGGattggggagggtttgtgggaggttctaggttcactACTGCATTAAACTGAATATCTAGTTCTGTCCTATTGGTTGCAAATTGAATATCCAAGTAACCACAAAACTCAAGAGTGCATTAAACTGAAAACTGAGGGAAAATGCCAAAGGTCATTAACTTGAACTGGATTCTTCTCTTACAGTCCTAAAGTTTTCCTTTCATCTTTGACCAGAAAGTATGATTCAGTCTAGCAGTCTAGGGGGAATAACAGGGTAGTCCTTGATGTTAAAGATTGAGCCACAACTTCACAGAGCATCCATCTTTTTTGGAAAAACCCCGATTCAAGATCTATGACCACCCTGAGCTTAACCAACCCCCTTAACTAATAGATGCTAGAGGGGGCAGGGGGGTGCGCTGGCATCTGCTAAACCCAGCCTCAGTCTAAGTAAGAAAAGGGGGTTTGGCTCCAGGCTCCAACTTGATCTTGTGTTGTGTGGCATTTGATCCTTCAGGAGCCTCCTCGACATTTAAAATTGCATGATGTTAGTAAACCAGCAGGTGAtcccataaaaattaaattagaagttGTTCCTCCTAGAAATTGGGGGAttgacaagaaaagaaaagcacaGCAACTAATATAAACTTGCAATGGATTTCACAAGAACTAACAGCATACTCCAAACAATACATTTCAGGAGCTGACGGGGCTGATAatcaaatgaattaaaatcacaagttTTATGAAGAAACCGATATTTTCATGTTCAGGAGACATTGTTGAATCCTCATATTCCAAAATTTAACTATGATAGTGAGGAAAGGGGGACTTGTCATCTTCTTGCAATGACCAAAGGGGACTCATCAGAGAACTGGACAAACCATTCAAGAAAGAGTAACTGACTAAGTTTTTGATTCACTATCTCTGCAGGCACTtcttagttttgaaaaattcttaACGTAGAAAAAACTCAAGTCTAAGCATAAGTAAAATCAATATCTGGAGTAACAAAATCTAAGTAGTACTAAGTCTTGTAAAATAGACCAACttggttttcatattttttcttagcaacaaaagaaaacatacaAAAAAAACGGGTATTTATCTTAGTAGAGAGATAGAGAATAATCAACCT
The sequence above is drawn from the Vitis riparia cultivar Riparia Gloire de Montpellier isolate 1030 chromosome 15, EGFV_Vit.rip_1.0, whole genome shotgun sequence genome and encodes:
- the LOC117931624 gene encoding pentatricopeptide repeat-containing protein At3g61520, mitochondrial — encoded protein: MSAALTVSSKQSKLLRFLRPQTPPNLSSLLRHLSAEPDHHPPAPPPQNDSPSVVTLVVELLQTTDNDWNEDKLHQLLFPTTSPPPPPHNLLQITRLLGSTAKALKFFNWVQANSPCQDSPLLSFTLEAVFEYASREPNSHNKLLDLFKTSKSHKIPLSVNAATLLIRCFGRAQMVDESFLVYNELCPSRRLTHIRNILIDVLFRKGRVDDALHLLDEMLQPKAEFPPNSNTGHIVFSALSKRDKVGRAVDEEEIVGLVSKFAEHEVFPNSIWLTQLISRLCRSGKTGRAWDVLHGLMKLGGVMEAASCNALLTALGRAREFKRMNTLLAEMKEMDIQPNVVTFGILINHLCKFRRVDEALEVFEKMNGGESNGFLVEPDVITYNTLIDGLCKVGRQEEGLGLVERMRSQPRCMPNTVTYNCLIDGYCKASMIEAARELFDQMNKDGVPPNVVTLNTLVDGMCKHGRINGAVEFFNEMQGKGLKGNAVTYTALIKAFCNVNNIEKAMELFDEMLEAGCSPDAIVYYTLISGLSQAGKLDRASFVLSKMKEAGFSPDIVSFNVLINGFCRKNKLDEAYEMLKEMENAGIKPDGVTYNTLISHFSKTGDFSTAHRLMKKMVKEGLVPTVVTYGALIHAYCLNGNLDEAMKIFRDMSSTSKVPPNTVIYNILINSLCRKNQVDLALSLMDDMKVKGVKPNTNTFNAMFKGLQEKNWLSKAFELMDRMTEHACNPDYITMEILTEWLSAVGETAKLKSFVQGYEVSASAA